Proteins encoded by one window of Homo sapiens chromosome 6 genomic scaffold, GRCh38.p14 alternate locus group ALT_REF_LOCI_6 HSCHR6_MHC_QBL_CTG1:
- the ZBTB12 gene encoding zinc finger and BTB domain-containing protein 12 — MASGVEVLRFQLPGHEAATLRNMNQLRAEERFCDVTIVADSLKFRGHKVILAACSPFLRDQFLLNPSSELQVSLMHSARIVADLLLSCYTGALEFAVRDIVNYLTAASYLQMEHVVEKCRNALSQFIEPKIGLKEDGVSEASLVSSISATKSLLPPARTPKPAPKPPPPPPLPPPLLRPVKLEFPLDEDLELKAEEEDEDEDEDVSDICIVKVESALEVAHRLKPPGGLGGGLGIGGSVGGHLGELAQSSVPPSTVAPPQGVVKACYSLSEDAEGEGLLLIPGGRASVGATSGLVEAAAVAMAARGAGGSLGAGGSRGPLPGGFSGGNPLKNIKCTKCPEVFQGVEKLVFHMRAQHFIFMCPRCGKQFNHSSNLNRHMNVHRGVKSHSCGICGKCFTQKSTLHDHLNLHSGARPYRCSYCDVRFAHKPAIRRHLKEQHGKTTAENVLEASVAEINVLIR; from the coding sequence ATGGCCTCTGGGGTGGAAGTCCTGCGCTTCCAGCTGCCCGGCCACGAGGCCGCAACGCTACGGAACATGAACCAGCTCCGGGCAGAGGAGCGGTTCTGCGACGTGACCATTGTGGCCGACAGCCTCAAGTTTCGAGGCCACAAGGTCATCTTGGCCGCCTGCTCACCCTTCCTGCGGGACCAGTTCCTGCTGAACCCCAGCTCGGAGCTGCAGGTCTCCCTGATGCACAGTGCACGCATCGTGGCCGACTTGCTCCTCTCCTGCTACACGGGCGCCTTGGAATTCGCTGTTAGGGACATCGTCAACTACCTTACAGCCGCCTCCTACCTGCAGATGGAGCACGTGGTGGAGAAATGCCGGAATGCCCTCAGCCAGTTCATTGAGcccaaaataggcctcaaagaggaTGGGGTCAGTGAGGCTAGCCTTGTGAGCAGCATCAGCGCCACCaagtccctcctccctccagccaGGACCCCAAAGCCAGCCCCgaagcccccacccccacctcctctaCCCCCTCCACTCCTGCGGCCAGTGAAGCTGGAGTTCCCACTGGATGAAGACTTGGAGCTGAAAGCCGAGgaagaggatgaggatgaggatgaggacGTGTCTGACATCTGCATCGTCAAGGTGGAGTCGGCCCTGGAGGTGGCACACCGGCTCAAACCCCCTGGAGGCCTGGGAGGGGGTCTGGGCATTGGAGGCTCCGTGGGTGGCCACCTTGGGGAGCTGGCCCAGAGCAGCGTTCCCCCCAGCACTGTAGCCCCACCGCAGGGTGTGGTGAAGGCCTGCTATAGCCTGTCGGAAGATGCAGAAGGGGAGGGCCTGCTGTTGATTCCCGGAGGCCGGGCCAGCGTGGGGGCCACCTCGGGCCTGGTGGAAGCAGCAGCGGTGGCCATGGCTGcccggggggcggggggcagccTGGGGGCGGGGGGCAGCCGGGGACCCCTGCCTGGGGGCTTCTCAGGTGGAAACCCCTTAAAGAACATCAAGTGCACGAAGTGCCCGGAAGTGTTCCAGGGCGTGGAGAAGCTGGTCTTCCACATGCGGGCGCAGCACTTCATCTTCATGTGCCCTCGCTGTGGCAAGCAGTTCAACCACAGCAGCAACCTCAACCGCCACATGAACGTGCATCGTGGTGTCAAGTCACACTCGTGCGGCATCTGCGGCAAGTGCTTCACACAGAAGTCCACCCTTCACGACCACCTCAACCTGCACTCGGGAGCGCGGCCCTACCGCTGCTCCTACTGCGACGTGCGCTTCGCCCACAAGCCTGCCATTAGGCGGCACCTCAAGGAGCAACACGGCAAGACCACGGCCGAGAACGTGCTGGAGGCCAGTGTGGCCGAGATTAACGTCCTCATCCGCTAG